The bacterium genome segment GGTTGTGCTCGAGATCGTCCAGAACCCACCGAACGCGGCGCTGCTCGCGCTCCTCCTCGGCGGCCTGAAGAGCCCGGGCGCGAACGTCGTGTCCAAGTTCGGCGCTCTCCTCGGTGCGAATTGCGGTCAGCTCTCGGCCGGTGTCGAGCACGGCGTGCCGGTTCCCCTCCGTGTCTTCGCCATAGCCAACCAGTTGCCCGCGGTGGACGCGGCCAGCAACTGGCTCTGCCATGCGTAGGGGCTTGCCGTGCCTGTTCTTCAGTTCCTCCAAGGCGAGCGGCGTGCGCTCGCGCTGCGTCATCCTGGCTTCCACCATCTGTTCGGCTCCTCGTACGGCCTCGAAGGCCTCGTGATCCTGCCCTTTTCCGATGCCACGGATCATTCCCGCGCGCTCCAGAAGCGGGACCCGAGCGCGGACGGCTTCCCACCAGCGCCGCGCGAATCCCTGGCGTTCCTGCGGGCCAGGGGGGCTGCCGGTCTGCCGGATGGTGGTGATCGCATCGAGGTCCAGCGGGGTGGATGCCGAGTCGACTTGTCGGAGGCTCCGGAGCGTGCCGTGCTCGCGGATCCCGACTTCCGCGGAGCCTGGCTCACCCCAGGCGCGAACCGTCACGACCTGGCCCGGTCTTAGGTGACCCAGGCCGCGCAGGTTCTGAATCGATGGAGACTGGGGGATCGCGTGACGTTTTCCATCCGCGCCTTCGACGATCAGGAAGGGCTGGTCCTTCGCCTCGTCGAACGCCGCACCGGCAACGCGGCCTCGGAACTGTGTTCCGGGTTCCAGGCTCGTCAGAGCGACCGGCGAATGCCGGTCCGAAATTCCAATTCCGGCACTCGCAAGACTCTTCTGGATGTCCCCGGATACCTGGATCTGTCGGAGCCCGGCTTCGAGCCGATCGGAAATCCGCCACGACCGGTCATCCACACGTTCGGCAAGGCCCAGGTCGTCGAGGTACGCGAATCTCCGCAGGTCCTGGAGGCGGCGCTCCTGCGCTGCCGGATGCACCGGCACAGGGCCAGAGAAATCGACGACTCCGTCGCTTCGTGCCTGTCGCCGCAGCGATCGATCGATCTCCGTGACACGGGGAGCGTGCACGGCCCGCTCGCGCGCCTGCCGACGATCCAGATCGAGACGAGGGCCGAGAGACCGGGTCAAGAGCTCCTGGCTTCGGCCGCGGATTCCGTGTCGGACGTAGTCTCTCGGTAGCTGCAGCCATCGGCCGCGTTCGTCTACCCCGCGGATCGTGATGTGGACGTGGGGGTGGTCGGTGTCGTGGTGGTCGATGGCCGTCCACTCGAGCTTGGTTCCCAGGTCTTCTTCCATCTGTGCAACGAGCGACCGGGTGTGAGCCTGGAGGTCGACCCGGTCGCCGGCTTCCGGGGAGACGACCATCTTCCAGAGCCTTCGGTCGCCGGCTTTCTGCCAGCCGTCGAAGCGGTCCGGTAGGTAGACGTTGTTGCTCTCTGCGTCGAAGCCAACACCCCGGTCGTCATCACTCTGAGCCCCAGCGCG includes the following:
- a CDS encoding relaxase/mobilization nuclease domain-containing protein, yielding MRGSRVSSFARGSSQQRSLVKVSFTPTGKPGRWRAHGHYLSRAGAQSDDDRGVGFDAESNNVYLPDRFDGWQKAGDRRLWKMVVSPEAGDRVDLQAHTRSLVAQMEEDLGTKLEWTAIDHHDTDHPHVHITIRGVDERGRWLQLPRDYVRHGIRGRSQELLTRSLGPRLDLDRRQARERAVHAPRVTEIDRSLRRQARSDGVVDFSGPVPVHPAAQERRLQDLRRFAYLDDLGLAERVDDRSWRISDRLEAGLRQIQVSGDIQKSLASAGIGISDRHSPVALTSLEPGTQFRGRVAGAAFDEAKDQPFLIVEGADGKRHAIPQSPSIQNLRGLGHLRPGQVVTVRAWGEPGSAEVGIREHGTLRSLRQVDSASTPLDLDAITTIRQTGSPPGPQERQGFARRWWEAVRARVPLLERAGMIRGIGKGQDHEAFEAVRGAEQMVEARMTQRERTPLALEELKNRHGKPLRMAEPVAGRVHRGQLVGYGEDTEGNRHAVLDTGRELTAIRTEESAELGHDVRARALQAAEEEREQRRVRWVLDDLEHNRQHDRGR